The genomic DNA TGATAATGTCGAACCTTTAAATAGACGATCATCCCAGTCATCTTTAGATTCATACTGCCATTTTCCATTTTTATAAATAAAAGACCATCCTGAGCCGAATCCGCCAGTAATGGGGTCTGTTATAACGAGAGCAACAGGTCTTCCATTTCTGTCAAAAAACATCTGACCAGCGTACTTTATGGTTGTCCAATTTGTACCAGCTAACTTCGTAAAATTATCACTACTTGTGCTTTCTTTAACATCATTCCCTATGACACCAATAGAGAATGAACCATCATTAAAGGTTAAACCATATGGATTATAAATATCATTTCCCTCTGCCTCATCAAGTCCATATCCATAGATACCAAATCCAAATACGTGTTTCCATCCAGAAGCTTTATACCACTCTTTCCAAGAGTCCCAATTTTTACTGTAAAACCCATCTCCATTTTTAGCTCTCAAAAAGGCTAACTTTGCTACAAGCAAATTTAGATTTTTCAGGTCTCTTTTAATCAGTACTTGCCCCCCTTCAAATGTGATAGAGTTACTGACAGGATTGACTCGATCATCTGCATCAAGGCTACATTTACCCAAGTTACTAGCAGTAGCGCCAGTGAAAAATGCAGCTCCCATACTGAAATCGTCACCATCAAAATCGGGGAGTTTAGGTAACTCACTGATACCTGATGAGCAGAAAGATGTCAGTGGGCTGAAACTAGCAGAAGTATTCGAACCATCAGCAATAGTAGCAAGCCTACTCAATAACGCCTTAGCCTCCGCGGGATGTCTATTGATAGTATGAAGGAGCGCCTGGAAATTACGTTCTTTTAGTGCTTGAGTTCTTTCTGGATCAGCATATCCTCTGAAAGTTGGTATTGGCCAATTAAGCTCATTTGCGATTCTTTGAGCTAAAATTTCAGTTGGTCCGTGCTTATCTTCTGCATCAGTGTCTGATGAACCTGTAATGTGATGAATTACTTCATGAATTAATGCTTCTTGCCACCAAGGGTATTCACTTGAATGAATATCAGGGGCGGCACCAATATTTACGAATGGTGTACCGTTATTATCTTCTCGTGCTTCATGACTTGCAATTAGGGGAACTTGGTTAGCATCAGAATCTTCGATATCATCGATATCTACATCACTTACATCAGAAAAATCGATCTCTCGCTCTTCGTTAATTTCATATTTATTGGTAAATAAAATATGACCAACATTTTCGCGATTATTATTTAAACCAAATGAAACAGCGCTTTGAAATGTATTAGAATGGAATAATGCATCTAGCAATGTATATTCGATTGCTGCTGCAGTATGTCGGTCTACTATACTTTCGTAACTGGCAACAACAGAGTTCGATATTGCAGAAGAAAGTTCGACCATTTGAGTATATGTTAATGGCTGCCCTGATCCTGTATTGACAACATAGTCTGCATACTCGTCACTATAACGATCCGGTTTACCATTATTAGCTAGAACAAAAGTTGTATTCATCGCTAGAGAAAATATAGTTATCATAATCAATTTATGTTTTATCATTATTTACTATCCTTAATATAAGATATGGTTGAATGGTATTTATCTATCCACAAGGGAAAATAAAGCAATATATTTATATTTTTTAATATATAAATTGTGATCCTTAACCAAAACATTACAAATTTAAATTTGTTTTTACTCATGGGTTATCTAAATAAGCGTTGTCTGAATAACAGACTTTTTATACTGAGAACAAGCTGTCTGTGTAATACACTAAATGCACAAGTATTTGCACCTCTAGCTCTGCACATCATAATTTCAATAGTGGTAAAACGCAGGTGTATTTAAGTGATTTTGGCAAAATGGCTTAATTTACGAAGGTGTTGATTGTAGATCTATATCATTGGATGCTTGCTAAAATAAAGCGCTTTAGCTGGGCTTTGTTGCGTAATTCAGTTTAGAGACAGATTTTCCCTATTTCGTACTTCTCTTAGTCAACATGACACGTTTCAGGCATACTTATCCCAGTAAGTTTGTTTAATGCTTTTATATTGTATAAGTTTTACCCACTTGAGCATTGTAATTTCTCAAGATCAACCGACCACCTAGTAATTGCCTCACTCGATGCATAGCCGTTTCTGAGAGAACGCTTGTGATACCCATACCGCTGTTTCCAATGCCAATACAAATTATCTGGTGAGGCTTGTAACTTATTCATCTGCATGTCGGTGAAAGCTTTATCGCTAACCTATATGTTTGCTTTTCTTTGAGCTTCCAGCTTTTCTTTAACCGTATTTTAGAGGGTATTGGTGCAAGAAAGCTTTGAATATTAGGTGCCGCAGTGCCAGTTGGAGTGATGTTTTTTTGCTTCAGCCGTTTTTAGTGCAGAACGACTTGTGATCACTAACTTTTGGTTAAAACAAGAAGCGCAAGAGCAAGTATCGGGGCCTTTCCAAAAGGGTAGCGATATTCTATTTCATTATTAAATATATCGAGCATAGCATGGGTGAAATCTTTGACGTTTTTGAATTTGCCTATCATAACCCTAACAGTTCACAGGCAAAAATTTGTCAAGAAATGCCAGGCTTATCAAAAGAACTAGCTTTACGATTTTTCGCCTAGTAGCTGTATATCCCAAAATGTGTTAGCGTTTCCCACACTAACACCAGTCTATTAATTAAGCCGCTGCCCTTCGGGGTGGCGGTTTTTTTTATGCCTGAAATTTGGAGCCGCACATGCAAGACAAGAAGTTATTGGGCGATGAACTCTCACCAAAATCGACCATTAATGCCACTACGGATATGAGTCTGTCTGCTTTTCTACCGAAAGGCTTTCAGTTTGAAGTCCCTAAAGCGCCGCAACGGAACTACGATGTGACGTTAGGGGATACCGCTAAAGCCGTGGGTAGTGGCGCTCTGCGTTCACTGGCTGGCCTTGGTGAACTCTCGGATAACTTCCTTGGTGTGGGGGAGGGCTTTCGAGATTTGATGTCGTCTGGCTCGGATTATCTGCAAGAGAGTATGACTCAAGATGGCCGTGACGCCCTGAACTCCAGAATCTTTGAAGAAAACGAAAATGGCAATCCGACGTTTGCCGAAGGTGCGGCGGATATCGATGTGTGGGCGATGAAAATCGCTGACGGGCTAGGTTCGCTGGCGGCCAACTTTGCCGGTGGTGGTTTTGCAGGTGCGGGTGCAAAAGTGGCACTGCGCTCAACCATTACTAAATCGATGCTGAAAAAGGGCATGACAGAAAAGGCTGCGCAAGCCGTGGCTGATAAAGCGATCTCTCGAATGGCGGCCACCGGCGCGGGTGCAACGGGTGTAGGAACGTCGCTCGGTGGTGCAAGCATGGATGCGCGTGACGCGGTAATGCAGATGGATAGCTCATGGCTTGCGGATAACTCGGAGTATTTTCAGCAATCCTTGCTCCGCTTTGCCGATGATCCGCAATATCAGGGGATGAGTGCGACGGAGTTATTCGATCTCGCCAAGGAAGAGACGGCCAGTTATGCCAGTTTGCAAATGTCTACCGACCCGACCGCCGTGGCGGCCTCTGTCGCCGGTGCGATGGGTGATAAGTATTTGTTTGGCGCGTTACTCGGCAAGATGGGTAAAAAGGGTATGGTTGCCGGTGCGGCGAAAGGCGCACTCGCCGAAGGCGGTACGGAGTTTATTGAGGGCTATGGTCAGACTTATGCCCGAAACCAAGTGATCAATGAGGTGACGGGGCAAGAGATTGACCCTACGACCGGTGCTTTGGTGGATGGCTTGGAAGGTGCGGTGATCGGTGGTGCGCTCGGTGGTCCTATTGGTGCTGTCGGTGGGTATCGAGCTAAAGGGCAACCGACTGAGAATACACCGGCGCAAACGAACCCACATAATGTCAGTGATACTCAAGAGCAAGAGATTGCAGAGCAAGCCGCAGATGAAGCGCAAGCGATGCCTAACAATGGGGATGCACCTGCGCAAACTGCCGCGATGAATGCGGTTGATCCTACGTTGAACCCACAAGGGCAATACGATGAGTTGCTGCAAGGTGCGCAGCAAAGACAAGCCGATAATGGCAGGGATGCTGCAATCCGCTCTCGCTTTGCGCAAAGTCGCCAAACGCTTACTGAGAATGGTGTGCTGCCAGAGCGCAACGCTTACCAAGAAACGATTGAGATGGCTCGCGCCGTAGACCCCACACGAGCTACGGAGATTGAG from Vibrio tarriae includes the following:
- a CDS encoding M85 family metallopeptidase, with the translated sequence MIKHKLIMITIFSLAMNTTFVLANNGKPDRYSDEYADYVVNTGSGQPLTYTQMVELSSAISNSVVASYESIVDRHTAAAIEYTLLDALFHSNTFQSAVSFGLNNNRENVGHILFTNKYEINEEREIDFSDVSDVDIDDIEDSDANQVPLIASHEAREDNNGTPFVNIGAAPDIHSSEYPWWQEALIHEVIHHITGSSDTDAEDKHGPTEILAQRIANELNWPIPTFRGYADPERTQALKERNFQALLHTINRHPAEAKALLSRLATIADGSNTSASFSPLTSFCSSGISELPKLPDFDGDDFSMGAAFFTGATASNLGKCSLDADDRVNPVSNSITFEGGQVLIKRDLKNLNLLVAKLAFLRAKNGDGFYSKNWDSWKEWYKASGWKHVFGFGIYGYGLDEAEGNDIYNPYGLTFNDGSFSIGVIGNDVKESTSSDNFTKLAGTNWTTIKYAGQMFFDRNGRPVALVITDPITGGFGSGWSFIYKNGKWQYESKDDWDDRLFKGSTLSLDPYAPKFKP